In a single window of the Gossypium hirsutum isolate 1008001.06 chromosome A13, Gossypium_hirsutum_v2.1, whole genome shotgun sequence genome:
- the LOC107912948 gene encoding pentatricopeptide repeat-containing protein At2g13600: MDRKKLLLSVLGKYPNLKKLKKIHAQATTLGLLQHHNQALSCKILTTYANLNYPNDATKVFNQIHNPDIVSWTCLITLLSQHKNPFKSVLAFSQLIRAGLRPDSYSVVAALSACGKDRDLISGMLIHGLVLKYNMGFKNQIVGNALIDMYSRNGEIMVAELVFDWMLFRDVASWNSLLNGFILCNDLEASHRVFDKMPVRNAVSWSALISGYVKGKEPLVGMKLFKEMRSQGEVNPTIVTIVAVLAGCADNGGLYFGGSVHGYVKKVNLGENNIVLNNALTDMYSKCGYHDVSVMIFNEMVERDVFSWTIMINGCAFHGKGKQALQLFSDMLASGVAPNEVTFLSALSACTHEGLFVEGQELFRNMVQCYGLKPMIEHYGCVVDLLGRAGLLEEAKILIKQMPMSPDVAIWRSFLCACLIHGELDLAEMAGEKLMKLEPDDDGVYALVSHMYCSSNMHEDGLKIRKKMRNKKIRKRPGCSWIEVNGSVHEFLAVDRSYVAATHIYRILQCINETDREFLWLELE, translated from the coding sequence atggaCCGCAAGAAGTTGCTGCTTTCGGTCCTAGGAAAATATCCAAATCTTAAAAAACTGAAGAAAATCCATGCCCAGGCAACAACTTTGGGGCTACTGCAACACCATAACCAAGCCTTGTCCTGCAAAATACTCACCACCTACGCCAATCTCAACTATCCAAATGATGCAACCAAAGTCTTCAACCAAATCCACAACCCAGACATAGTTTCATGGACTTGTCTCATTACCCTTCTCTCACaacacaaaaatcccttcaaatcTGTCTTAGCCTTTTCGCAGTTAATACGTGCCGGTTTAAGACCCGACAGTTATTCTGTCGTCGCTGCCTTGTCAGCTTGTGGTAAAGACAGAGATTTGATTAGTGGAATGTTAATTCATGGACTTGTTTTGAAATATAACATGGGTTTTAAGAATCAAATTGTTGGCAATGCTCTTATTGATATGTATAgtagaaatggtgaaattatggtGGCTGAACTAGTGTTTGATTGGATGTTGTTTAGAGATGTTGCTTCTTGGAACAGTTTGTTGAATGGTTTTATTTTATGCAACGATTTGGAGGCTTCTCACCGGGTATTTGATAAAATGCCTGTGAGAAATGCAGTTTCTTGGTCGGCTTTGATATCTGGGTATGTAAAAGGGAAGGAACCGTTGGTTGGAATGAAGCTTTTCAAGGAAATGAGAAGTCAAGGGGAAGTTAATCCTACAATTGTTACCATTGTAGCGGTTCTTGCTGGCTGTGCTGATAATGGGGGTCTTTATTTTGGTGGGAGTGTTCATGGTTATGTTAAGAAAGTGAATTTGGGCGAAAATAATATTGTTTTGAACAATGCTTTGACGGATATGTATTCAAAATGCGGATACCATGATGTTTCTGtgatgatttttaatgaaatggtGGAAAGAGATGTGTTTTCTTGGACTATAATGATAAATGGATGTGCATTTCATGGGAAAGGAAAACAAGCTTTGCAGCTATTTTCTGACATGTTAGCATCAGGCGTTGCACCAAATGAGGTGACCTTTTTGTCTGCTCTATCCGCTTGTACCCATGAAGGATTGTTCGTTGAGGGGCAGGAGTTGTTTAGGAATATGGTTCAATGCTATGGTTTAAAACCCATGATTGAGCATTATGGATGTGTAGTGGACCTTCTTGGCCGAGCTGGGCTATTGGAAGAagcaaaaatattaattaaacaaatgCCAATGTCGCCAGATGTTGCTATTTGGAGGTCATTCCTTTGTGCTTGTTTAATCCATGGGGAATTGGATTTAGCAGAGATGGCAGGAGAGAAGCTTATGAAACTAGAACCAGATGATGATGGGGTGTATGCACTTGTGTCACACATGTATTGTAGTTCAAATATGCACGAAGATGGTTTGAAGATtaggaagaagatgagaaataAGAAGATAAGGAAAAGACCTGGGTGTAGTTGGATTGAGGTGAATGGTAGTGTTCATGAATTTCTTGCTGTAGATAGATCATATGTTGCTGCTACTCACATTTATCGGATTCTACAATGCATTAATGAAACCGACAGAGAATTTCTTTGGTTAGAGTTGGAATGA
- the LOC107911340 gene encoding probable glutathione S-transferase parA, protein MEDEVVLLDFWPSSFAMRVKIALGEKGIKYKCKQEDLFNKSPLLLEMNPIHKKIPVLIHNGKPISESLIILQYIDQVWNHKSPLLPSDPYQRSQALFWADYIDKKIYGIGRRVWMGKEDQEEAKEELMQCLKTLDRELGDKLYFGGQNIGVVDVALVPFTTWFYSYETCGNFSIEAGCPKLVAWAKRCKENYQSVSEALPHPLQIYEYVMELKKRLGLV, encoded by the exons ATGGAAGATGAAGTGGTTCTACTTGATTTTTGGCCAAGCTCTTTTGCAATGCGAGTTAAAATAGCCTTGGGTGAGAAAGGGATCAAATATAAGTGCAAGCAAGAGGATTTGTTTAACAAGAGCCCTCTACTGCTTGAAATGAACCCAATCCACAAAAAAATCCCTGTTCTCATTCATAATGGAAAACCCATCTCTGAATCCCTCATCATCCTCCAATATATTGACCAAGTTTGGAATCACAAATCCCCTTTGCTTCCTTCTGATCCTTACCAACGTTCACAAGCCTTGTTTTGGGCCGACTATATTGATAAAAAG ATATATGGCATTGGGAGGAGAGTATGGATGGGAAAAGAAGACCAAGAGGAAGCAAAGGAAGAGTTAATGCAATGCTTGAAGACCTTGGACAGAGAGCTGGGCGACAAGCTCTATTTTGGGGGACAAAACATTGGGGTAGTGGATGTTGCACTTGTACCTTTCACCACTTGGTTTTACAGTTACGAGACATGTGGGAATTTCAGCATAGAGGCAGGGTGCCCCAAGCTTGTTGCATGGGCCAAAAGATGTAAAGAAAATTATCAAAGTGTGTCAGAGGCACTCCCTCATCCACTCCAGATTTATGAGTATGTGATGGAGCTCAAGAAGAGACTTGGATTGGTATAA